One Candidatus Reconcilbacillus cellulovorans DNA window includes the following coding sequences:
- the nusA gene encoding transcription termination/antitermination protein NusA (modifies transcription through interactions with RNA polymerase affecting elongation, readthrough, termination, and antitermination), with amino-acid sequence MNADFIEALSELEREKGISREVLLEAIEAALISSYKRNFNTAQNVRVDIDRTTGAIKVYARKTVVEEVTDPRLEISVHAAREINPNYQPDDIVEIEVTPRDFGRIAAQTAKQVVTQRIREAEREMIYNVFVDREQDIVTGTVQRTDARNVYVDLGKAEAVLPLSETMPGEAFRSGERVKAFILKVENTTKGPQILLSRTHPGLLKRLFELEVPEIYDGVVEIKSVAREPGVRSKIAVYSRHPEVDPVGACVGPRGARVQAVVNELRGEKIDIIPWSEDVATYVANALSPSKVTDVQILEESKVARVVVPDHQLSLAIGVKGQNARLAAKLTGWKIDIKSETQAAQEFGWSPFGEEPVRADDADEWS; translated from the coding sequence ATGAATGCCGATTTTATCGAAGCGCTGTCCGAACTGGAACGCGAGAAGGGCATTTCGCGTGAAGTGTTGCTGGAAGCGATCGAGGCCGCGCTCATCTCGAGCTACAAGCGCAATTTCAACACGGCCCAGAACGTCCGCGTCGACATCGACCGCACGACCGGAGCGATCAAGGTGTACGCCCGCAAGACGGTCGTCGAGGAAGTGACGGATCCCCGTCTGGAGATTTCCGTGCATGCGGCGCGCGAGATCAATCCGAACTACCAGCCGGACGACATCGTCGAGATCGAGGTAACGCCGCGCGATTTCGGCCGGATCGCCGCCCAGACCGCCAAGCAGGTCGTCACGCAGCGCATCCGCGAGGCGGAGCGCGAAATGATTTATAACGTGTTCGTCGATCGGGAACAGGACATCGTCACTGGTACCGTCCAGCGGACCGACGCGCGGAACGTCTACGTCGATCTCGGCAAGGCGGAAGCGGTGTTGCCGCTATCGGAGACGATGCCGGGCGAGGCGTTTCGTTCCGGCGAGCGCGTCAAGGCGTTCATCCTGAAGGTCGAAAACACGACGAAAGGCCCGCAGATTCTGCTGTCGCGCACCCATCCCGGGCTTTTGAAACGGTTGTTTGAATTAGAAGTTCCTGAAATCTACGACGGGGTCGTCGAAATCAAATCGGTCGCCCGTGAACCGGGCGTCCGATCGAAAATCGCCGTTTATTCCCGTCATCCGGAAGTCGACCCCGTCGGGGCATGCGTCGGCCCCCGCGGCGCGAGGGTGCAGGCGGTTGTCAACGAATTGCGCGGCGAAAAAATCGACATCATCCCGTGGTCCGAAGACGTCGCGACTTATGTGGCGAACGCGCTCAGCCCGTCGAAAGTGACGGATGTCCAGATTCTCGAAGAGTCGAAAGTCGCCCGTGTCGTCGTGCCGGACCATCAGCTGTCTCTGGCGATCGGCGTCAAGGGGCAGAACGCGCGCCTTGCCGCGAAATTGACGGGCTGGAAAATCGACATCAAGAGCGAGACGCAGGCGGCGCAAGAATTCGGCTGGAGCCCCTTCGGCGAAGAACCCGTCCGTGCGGACGACGCCGACGAATGGTCGTAA
- a CDS encoding ribosome maturation factor RimP, with translation MRPVVEQEPFELVDVEYVKEGPNWVLRVLVDKEGGIDVEECGRISEYLSRKLDEEDPIPNAYILEVSSPGAERPLRKPEDYRRAVGKAVRITTREPIGGKKEFEGILESYDGETAVVISHGRKKNRVAVKVDQIAEARLAILF, from the coding sequence ATGCGGCCGGTCGTAGAGCAGGAACCGTTCGAACTGGTGGACGTCGAATACGTCAAGGAAGGCCCGAACTGGGTGTTGCGCGTTCTGGTCGACAAGGAAGGCGGCATCGATGTCGAGGAATGCGGACGGATCAGCGAATATTTGAGCCGCAAGCTGGATGAAGAAGATCCGATTCCGAACGCCTATATTCTCGAGGTGTCTTCGCCAGGCGCCGAACGTCCGCTGCGCAAGCCGGAAGATTATCGGCGCGCCGTCGGTAAAGCCGTGCGCATCACGACGCGCGAGCCGATTGGCGGAAAAAAGGAGTTCGAAGGCATTTTGGAATCTTACGACGGCGAGACCGCGGTCGTAATTTCGCACGGCCGCAAGAAAAACCGCGTCGCCGTGAAGGTCGACCAAATCGCCGAGGCCCGGCTGGCAATCTTGTTCTAG